One segment of Thermococcus sp. DNA contains the following:
- the polC gene encoding DNA polymerase II large subunit: MELYSSEMKAYFESLQREIDRAYEIARKAREQGKDPSLDVEVPQATDMAGRVESLVGPKGVAERIRALVKEYGKELAALKVVDEIIEGKFGDLGSKEKYAEQAVRTALAILTEGIVSAPLEGIADVKIKRNTWADNSEYLALYYAGPIRSSGGTAQALSVLVGDYVRKKLGLDRFKPSEEHIERMVEEVDLYHRAVTRLQYHPEPDEVRLAMKNIPIEITGEETDKVEVSHRNVPGVETNHLRGGAILVLAEGVLQKAKKLVKYIDKMGIEGWDWIKEFVEAKEKGKGTEDSKSSESKAEDSGITEEVTEKVEKGFYYELYERFRANIAPNKKYTKEIIGGRPLFAEPSTNGGFRLRYGRSRVSGFATWSVNPATMIILDEFIAIGTQMKTERPGKGCIVTPATTVEGPIVKLKDGSVIRVDDYETALKVRNEVEEILYVGDALVNFGDFVENNQTLLPANYVEEWWVQELVKAIEELYEVELKPFSDNPREAVEEAADYLEIDPDFLENLLRDPLRVKPSVEMAIHLSKVLDIPLHPYYTLYWNTLTPGEVEELQRALVNAQIEWDEFRKLKFARRVILDNDKTIKRYLELLGLPHRLERTEDRRKVIVIDYPWSAALLTPLGNLEWEFKAKPFFTVIDIINENNRIKLRDRGISWIGARMGRPE; encoded by the coding sequence ATGGAACTCTACTCCTCCGAGATGAAGGCCTACTTCGAATCCCTCCAGCGCGAGATTGACAGGGCCTATGAGATAGCGAGAAAGGCCCGTGAGCAGGGTAAGGACCCGAGTCTGGACGTTGAGGTCCCCCAAGCTACCGACATGGCCGGGCGTGTTGAGAGCCTTGTTGGGCCCAAGGGCGTTGCCGAGAGGATTAGGGCTCTGGTTAAGGAATACGGTAAAGAGCTCGCGGCCCTCAAGGTCGTTGATGAAATCATTGAGGGCAAGTTCGGTGACCTGGGGAGCAAGGAGAAGTACGCGGAACAGGCCGTGAGAACAGCCCTCGCGATACTCACCGAGGGAATAGTCTCAGCTCCTCTGGAAGGAATAGCCGACGTTAAAATCAAGCGCAACACCTGGGCCGACAACAGCGAGTACCTCGCGCTCTACTACGCCGGTCCGATAAGGAGCTCGGGCGGAACGGCCCAAGCGTTGAGCGTCCTCGTTGGCGACTACGTGAGGAAGAAGCTCGGTCTCGACCGCTTCAAGCCGAGCGAGGAGCACATAGAGAGAATGGTTGAGGAGGTTGACCTCTACCACAGGGCCGTCACGAGATTGCAGTATCATCCTGAACCCGATGAAGTAAGGCTGGCCATGAAGAACATCCCCATCGAGATAACTGGTGAAGAGACTGATAAGGTTGAGGTGAGCCACAGGAACGTTCCCGGCGTTGAGACCAACCACCTTCGCGGTGGAGCCATCCTCGTTCTTGCGGAAGGTGTTCTTCAGAAGGCCAAGAAGCTGGTTAAATACATAGACAAAATGGGGATAGAGGGCTGGGACTGGATAAAGGAGTTCGTCGAGGCCAAGGAGAAAGGCAAGGGCACGGAAGATTCCAAATCGAGTGAATCCAAGGCTGAAGATTCGGGAATTACTGAGGAAGTGACCGAGAAGGTCGAGAAGGGCTTCTACTACGAGCTCTACGAGAGGTTTAGGGCCAACATCGCCCCGAACAAGAAGTACACCAAGGAGATAATCGGCGGCAGGCCCCTCTTTGCCGAGCCTTCCACAAACGGCGGTTTCAGGCTGAGGTACGGCCGTTCCCGCGTTAGCGGTTTCGCCACGTGGAGCGTCAACCCTGCCACGATGATAATCCTCGACGAGTTCATAGCGATTGGAACCCAGATGAAGACGGAGAGGCCCGGAAAGGGCTGTATCGTGACTCCAGCGACCACCGTCGAGGGGCCGATAGTCAAGCTCAAGGACGGCTCGGTGATTAGGGTCGACGACTACGAGACGGCTTTAAAGGTCAGGAACGAGGTCGAGGAGATTCTTTACGTTGGGGACGCTCTGGTTAACTTTGGCGACTTCGTGGAGAACAACCAGACGCTTCTTCCGGCGAACTACGTTGAGGAGTGGTGGGTTCAGGAGCTTGTTAAAGCAATTGAAGAACTGTACGAGGTCGAGCTGAAGCCTTTCTCAGACAATCCCCGTGAGGCCGTTGAGGAGGCCGCTGATTACCTTGAGATTGACCCGGACTTCCTTGAAAACCTCCTCCGCGACCCGCTTCGGGTGAAGCCGAGCGTTGAAATGGCAATTCACCTCTCAAAGGTTCTGGACATTCCACTCCATCCATACTACACCCTCTACTGGAACACCCTCACCCCGGGGGAAGTTGAGGAACTCCAGAGGGCTTTGGTGAACGCTCAAATCGAGTGGGACGAGTTCAGGAAGCTAAAGTTCGCGAGAAGGGTAATACTCGACAACGACAAAACCATAAAGCGCTACCTTGAGCTCCTCGGACTTCCGCACCGGCTTGAACGGACGGAAGACAGGAGGAAGGTAATCGTAATCGATTACCCATGGAGTGCCGCGCTCTTAACGCCCCTCGGCAACCTCGAGTGGGAGTTCAAGGCCAAACCTTTCTTCACGGTCATCGACATTATCAACGAGAACAACAGGATAAAGCTCCGCGATAGGGGAATAAGCTGGATTGGGGCCAGAATGGGTCGTCCTGAGA
- a CDS encoding TdeIII family type II restriction endonuclease, producing MKEVTKEKIWTYLEGFMQGLINKYDPQVIKDEVLEKALFDPEKGNYKPFHMALIPKELLRIQSFFRSFSTSLGQGVFEYIAKIIAEDSGKWEVVKRNSAFEATASLNVESFVDRFLEDVVTGRVKPYPVDIPKPQDSSTKKIVVDLYLYDGKTHYFIEIKSPKPNKDQTRRTKEKFLYLLATYPSSKTYYGMPYNPFGEEKSRYRWSFTSMYFDIQNEVLIGSEFWDFIGGYGTYNELLELFKEFGEEKGKEITGRLIRAHSGG from the coding sequence ATGAAGGAAGTCACTAAAGAAAAAATCTGGACTTACCTTGAAGGGTTTATGCAGGGACTTATCAACAAATATGACCCCCAAGTTATCAAGGACGAAGTTCTTGAAAAAGCGCTCTTCGACCCCGAGAAAGGAAATTATAAGCCGTTCCATATGGCTTTGATCCCCAAGGAACTTCTCCGCATTCAAAGTTTTTTCAGATCATTTTCAACTTCACTCGGGCAGGGTGTTTTTGAGTATATAGCCAAGATTATCGCAGAAGATAGTGGTAAGTGGGAAGTTGTAAAGAGAAATTCAGCTTTTGAAGCAACAGCTTCCCTGAACGTGGAAAGTTTCGTTGACAGGTTCCTTGAAGACGTTGTTACCGGGCGGGTGAAGCCGTACCCGGTAGATATCCCAAAGCCTCAGGATTCATCCACTAAGAAAATCGTTGTTGATCTTTATCTCTACGATGGAAAAACCCATTATTTCATTGAAATTAAGTCACCAAAGCCCAACAAAGATCAAACAAGACGAACCAAGGAGAAGTTTTTGTATCTTCTCGCAACGTATCCCAGTTCAAAAACCTATTACGGAATGCCATATAACCCATTTGGAGAAGAGAAATCCCGATATCGTTGGAGTTTCACAAGCATGTATTTCGACATTCAGAACGAGGTTTTAATCGGTTCTGAATTTTGGGATTTTATCGGTGGATATGGGACATACAATGAACTTCTTGAATTGTTTAAGGAATTTGGCGAGGAGAAAGGAAAAGAGATAACCGGGAGGCTTATCCGGGCTCATTCCGGAGGGTGA